The window gaccGTAGTGTTTCGCATCAACAAATGTATATCCAAATTTTGCCTTTGACATATTCAGTAAATAGAAGTCCACATAAAAAGTCAAATAACAATTGATGATCATGATCTCTCTCAGCTCTTCTCGCTTGCTTGTTGGGCTGTTGGATTTTTCTACTGTGCATGGGTGGATGTTTAAGGAGTGTTCAGTTCGAGGCCTCCTAAAGAATCATGAGTTTTCTTAACCATGTTTGAATCGCTACTCAAAGATCAGAAGGCTAGTTTTTTATGTCAGTTTGATCCAACGGTTGTAATATTTTGAGTGATGTGGCTTATTGTGGTGATGAGAAAGATTAATTCTTTCACTACTTTAGATCTAGTCGAAACTATAACCTTTGTGGTTAGAACGGCCGACAAGCACAGGTCATACATCAACATTCAACACTAACCCACAAACAACTAAGTAACGAGTAACGATAGAGCCCAATGTACAACATTATGATAATGCCGGGCTTGTGGCAATAGTGACACATCAGCTCCAACTTTACAAAGAACGTGTGTCATTGTTGCTGGGCTTGCCGCCAATAAATACAAATGCATTATAATGGTCAAGCTCATTGCAATAACAACCAAGCAGTTCCGACTTTCCCTAGTGGACGCCAGCCAAAGTGACCATATTGCCACTTTCTACACACGGTTAGCACCGGGACACCTAGAAAGACGTCACCATGTGTCATTGTTGTCAAGCTTGGTTGCACCCCAACAACGAAGCAAGTATGACTAGGTCAAACGAAATGTGGTTGCGACCTTCCACAAAGCAAGAAGTGGATCCACGGTGAAGTCCTCGTTAAACATCCTAGGCCTATATATGGAACCTTGGTGTAGAAGCAGAAAGCCCCGAGACAACGCAAGATTCAACCAACAGTCATGGCTGCACAAGGAATGTTTCCCAAAGTGGTGCATCCATGGAGGACACGACGTTAATCGCCACCGCCACTCATCTTTTTTTGATCAAACAACCACCACCTATCTAGAAGTTGGAACGAGGTTTTCACATAGAGATCAGTACGGGGGAAGGGGAATGCCATAATGACACCTCCAAGGAAGAGAATTGCTCTTAGTGGTGTCGCCACAATTGAAGTAGGCCaaattgttggaattaatagatgggccttagcccatttGAAGAttaattttttagaaaaattacaaaagcccacctcatgggatggcatgcatagACAGTTTAGTGCCACCTTACCTATTCTAAGAGGGGGTACCTCCTTATAAGGGAGGATgctctcctagccacttgaaacATGTGatgtggagagaagagggggaacacatgCGCGCACtcacctcgcctcgcctggcatgGCATGGTAGCACACACACGCGATGTACGCGTCAAATGATCCGCCAAAATTGGTttctcacccttgcgcagatgcaacctccttttgcagttttgttttgctacgGGAAATTcagatttgtttgttttggaaacactcCGAATAATCCGCTCGGTTACGCGGAGCGGAGATCGTGCAGGCGTCCAGATATCTCTATATAAGTTGAGTCGCTGCCTCCATGCAACACATGctaaatcaatctagggtttgcctcctcctctgtacTGCGACGTCGCTCGTagtctactccatcccgcttGTTGGTGTGCACCGGTGATctggagagcaggtctccggaaccttcGCCTTCGACATATTACACTgtgagaaggcggcaataaggtttttgggaagcacttcgcgcgactgctccctgttcgacCACAACGgttcgtcttcctcttcgctcacGTGCTATGCGCCGTTGTCAACGCCCACAACCGCGAGTACTTCCTGCTGAGCAACCGGTCTTCCGGTACCCTCAGTACGTATTCAACATATTGCgaatatttgatctgttcatacTTTACTATCTAGTATACATGTATAGATCTTATGATGCGTTTATGCTAGCTTatatctgcaatgtcatgatttatttatggaataaattaaatcattatgcgCTTATAAATTCAACATATTCAGTAGCAATTGGCATATAAGCCCGTTTGCACAATATTTCTCTACAGGAGTTCATTGATCTTCTGATAATTTGTCCTAGTAAGATTGTCTTCATATTATGAACATAGCACATGACTTTGGCATACACACGCTGACACGCATAAGATTATTACAAACGGGATGAAAATAATGTTCATGTTTTGAACAGCATTTTCACCATAACTTAATCGATGACATACAACAAGATCTAGAAAGAATTTCTTGTCCTCCGCAGTTCTAATTCGCAGGCTCCTGAGATTTCCACAAAACATGCGATAGTACATGTGTTAACTGTTACAGTGGCTCTAGCTCTAGTTACCAATCTTCCTTGATATCTGTAGAACAATGGCAAAGGCTTTTCCTTCTACGGTGGTGCAAAATTGCATTGGCGAATGAATGAGTCGTCGTAATCCACGTATTTTGTCCATAGGTGCCTGAACTGGTTCATACCGATATCCAGCCAGGGCTTCATGTTCCCGTTGAAATGCACAACAGCAGCGTTTCTAATCTCCTCCATGCTTATGCTTGGATTGTACCCGAGTCCAAGAACATGCCAAGATTTTTCCAGAGGCTTTGTGGTGGAGTAGAATGTGATCAAACCAGGAGGCAACGTTCCTAGCTTCCATAATGTCCTGTTCTCATTCTGCAAGATAGCATACCCACAAATGAAGTCATATACATGCATCATGCCCTATTCACTAGTGAAACAGAAGGCAATATCTACAGAAAGTTCCCGGTCACAATTAACTAGTAGTAAAAAGATACAGTGCAGAAATACTAATTCAACAACATATTGTGCAGTACAGCTAGGCCAGAACCACTGAGATTTTAACGAAATACGATCAAATTAACAGCATAACGATGTCCAATCAACTCCTACATGAAAGAGCTAAACAGGGGCTTCGTAGTTACTCTTCTTACATGAAAGAGTTGTTGCAGATTGCCATATCACAGAGAGCAGCTTGGCACACATTTTACCACACAGAAACttcaaacaagaaaagaaaatctacaACTGCATCAAAGAAAACCGTACCTGACTCTGCCAGTAATGATATTGCTCAGTactcttttctctcctccaaGAATCAAGATCAAAGAAGTTCATGCCATATGCCCATCCACATGCATTAGGATTAAACTTCTCTTTGATAAGTGGGTGCGAGAAGTTCATATACTGCCAATACCGATGAAACGATCCAAAGCATGTTTCCACTGCTCCATTCACCTTCCCATCCATGTCAATCTTCCACAATCCTGTAAGATCCCGCTGTACCACAACATCATCATCCAAGAAAAGTATCCGGTGCAGCTTTGGGTACATCTCCGGCAAATAGAACCGCAAGTGATTGAGCATCGAGAGATACTTGGGGTTCCTAAACTTCATATTACTAGCATCTTTTGTAGCATTCTCAAGCTTGTTCTCAAAATAGAACTTCTGGAGGTTTGCTGACTCCAGTTGCCGAAGCACAGGAACATATGAGGAGTTAAGAAACTTGTAGTCTTCAAATGCTTTGACCTCATAGTGCGCGCCTTTTAAGTCCATTAGGCGAATTATCACCTGGGGATACATGAACATACTACTTTGAGCTCACTTTCAATAGTAAACTACTAAGGTTGCTATAGAACATAGACGAGATCTGAACGTAGAATTGTTTTTTGCATCGAAACTACAACAGTTGAAGGCACACAATAGCAATATACCAAAGAAGACCAAGATGAAATTGGCAACAGATTGGAGTCAGTATTGAGGTTCTAACATTTCATAAGGCATTAGTTAGCACAATAATATTTGTGCCATGGTGACACTGAAGAAAAACCTATTCTCACTTTCCAAGCGCCTAAGTTACTTAATACATTTTTCAGGGGTTTAGTCAGCTATAAAAGCATGTTCCCTAGTGGACTTCTCACAAGCAGATTGTCTAGTTCTAAAGTTCCAGAACAACTGACATAATTAGATCTAACAGACCATATTTGCTAACATCTGACAGTAACACATCAGCTCTAATTGGTAGCAGTGTCATTGTCATTGGGTCTTCCTTATCTTCACTAATTCTGGCAATATGTCGTTATTAGTCCGTCTTATTAAAAGTACATATAGTTCCTGCTCCAGAGCTCAAAATCAACCAAGTAGTATGTGCTTACAGCAGCAATAGTTCAAACATTGTTCAGTAAAAACAAAACAGAGTTTATCCGTAAGATCAAACGCTCAGCAGGAATGCCGGAATGGAATATGCTTAGGTTCCATGAGTTGTCAGGAAATCGTTGTTTCAGAAATTGCCGATTAACAAATTACATGGCATTTCAACGAGTAAGTAACCTTTGGGGTAATTTATGGCAGTGTTGCAAAACATGGATTATTCTTGCTTATACAAGACTAAAGATCAATTCAATTCAATCTCGTCTAATCTGTAGTTTTGGTGGCAAATGGCTAAAGTGAGCAAACACCTTACTTCTGGTAACGGTATGCAAGATTTCTTAGAACTTGACTAGATCTCACATCTAGAAAAAAACAATCATAATCACTGAAAGTGCCACTCATAGTAAGGTCAATTTTTGGCAGGCAGATGCTAATCGCCTCTAATAAGCAACCATTACTCTCAGACTTTTGTTGATTTTATAAGATGGTAAACAAAATCCTGTGCATAAACAATAGGAGCAATAGCTTAAGGCATCTGCAAGATGGAGGAAGAGAATTGGGCAAAACCTGCATGGCGCCAAGGTTCATTCGGTCGGTGACGACGTGGAAGACGTGCTTGGAGGGGTCGAGCGAGTTGGCGACGGCGGAGCGcacgacgacggaggcggcgaggacgttGTCGGAGAAGATGGCGTAGTGGAACATGGCGGGGTCCTCGagcgcgtgcggcggcggcaccgggtCGGCGTAATTCTCGGGCCGTGCGATCCGCTCGGCGGTGAGGCGGACGGCGAGGCAGTGGAGCGGCTTGGGGATGGACTTGGCGGCGATGAGGGAGGCGAAGGCGCCGCGCTTCTTGGCGCGCGCGAGCAACTCGTTCTGCGCGAAGATGGCGTCCTTGAGCCGCTGGATCTTGAGCTGCGGGTCGAACAGCGGCTTGGCGTCCGcgatggcggcgcgcgcggcgcggatcAGGTCCTTGGCCTGAAGGTCGAGCCGCCGCACCTCGTCCCCCGCCGACGCGTAGCCGGCCTCGGACGCGGAcgcggacgccgacgccgacgcggcggcgctgagGTCACGGAGCGTGGCGGTGAGGTTGCGGTGGAGGGAGGAGAGCAGCCGGAGGTGGCGCGCGCGGTCGAGGTGGAGCCTGCGCGACGCCGcggccagcgcggcggcggaggccgccgcgTCCTTCGCCTGCTTCCGGATCTGCTCCGCCCTGAGCCGGTCCCCGTtgacagccgccgccgccgccccaccaccacctccacctccagcgGCGGAGGCtccccgcgccgcgaccaccAGGAGGACAAGCACGACCCCCGCGACCACCGGTAGCGCGCCGCGTCCACCCATGGCGGCTACTACTTCACAAGCTCGCAATCTCCGGGAAGCCGTCGCattggaggagggagagagctcGCAGTGTACTACTACTATCGtagtgggaaagaagaagacgagcggcgacggcgaatgcCTTTTTAATTACCGGGGGAAGGGGGGGATTAAGCGGCAGAAGAATTGATTAATACCCTCACTAATCACATCGCCGACACTGCACTCCACTCACACTGACACTGGGGCCCATCTGTTAGTACTACGAGGTCGCCATCTGGTGTGTGGGGCCCACAGGGGAGTCaaggggtggggcccacctgtcggtggcgTGGGGCGGGTTGTTTTTAGGTGGTAATCCACGAAGGGGAGGATGAGGATGGGGGAATGTTTGGTGTAGGCGAAGTGAACCATGTGCGAtgtgcggcggcgatggtgcggtggtggtgggaaATGCGAGGCGGCCGGAATTCTGGTAGTGAGCCGGTGGGAGAGCACACAGGCACGCGGCGCACTCACTGTCGGATCTTCTGCGCGGGGGCTAATCCCTGGCCCTTTGGCCACATGGACTGTTGGCTGTGATGCCTAAATCAAACCTCATCAAACTTTGTAGTCCCAAATTTTAGCATCAAATTTTGTAGTGCCAAATTTTAGCATGTTAATATTTGATAAAGTTGAGATGTGCATAGATTATATTTGAGACTAGTTACTGCTTTTGTCAAGTTTTTGTAAGAGGAGGATTGTGGATCAAACTTTGTGGcaatatttatatatcttgttACTTTGTCAATTTTTGGTTTTATcacccgcaaaaaaaaaaggtgtctATTAAAATGGTTAAGCTTAGCAAAAGGGTGAACAGCCACGATAGTTCTATTTTATCGCTTGTTTCTCTCTGTCAGCTAAGGCGAGGGATTAGTATATTTTTCGCCTCTCAACTCGCAACTGTGATACGTCTAATCTTCAATCCTCGGCTTAAGTTAGGTAAAATGCAATTTCGAAAGATTGAAATTGATGCAGTACAAGTTTAGTTTGACTACAATGTAGGAGTAGCTTTAATTTGCCACGGCATTTCTCACTGTGGTCTATTGGGATACTTTCCGTACGTTTGCTCGTTGTCTATTCAAAGGGTGGAAGTCTTAGAGAATTACTGATACTATTTATTATGTTAGTTAAATGTCGTTAGATGTGGCTATATCCCACGGAAGTAGGCGGTAGGTCGTGATAAGCCTGTTTATCCCTTGTATCCCTCCACGTCCAAATATGATATAAGAGCTCATAAAATTCTAAAGCCACCACGTTGGCAGACCAACCAGAAGTGGTTTCTCGGTATTACCTGAGTGCCTATAATTAAGTCCTAGCCCTAGTAAGCATATATATGTTAAGTGTAAACTAAATATTAGTAATATAGAGTTACATATGAATCTTAGTTTTCTATAGTTCTTCTCCACTAGCTAGTGTATATTTATTAGAGATAAATCTCTTTTGTATCACACTACTTCATTATGATTTATCAATTAACCTTTATTTATACTATGGTAAAATAATTATAGCTTGATTAAGGATGCATGAACTATATCTTTACACCATCACCTTCCCTGCGGAAATATAAATATGATACACCGTCACTCCTGGTGAAATGCTACAGCGGTATCCGTGTGCTTGAGAATTTATCTGTGACCGTAACAAATACCACCAACAGCACCGCTGTCGCCACTGCTGCTGGCCTCATGGAGCACAACACATCAGGAGAGGAAGTGGATGGACGGGATGCGCATTGGGACTGCGGACGACGATGGTGACGACACATcgccatctccctctcctccctcctttccTCCACCGCTGAGGACCGCCTTCCTCGCCGGTCGCCACTGCTGCTCCCCTCCTCCGTCGTAACCTTGAGGTCGATGGCTGGGAATGGGGATGGGTTGACGCGGACGTGGTCAAGGCAAAGCTCGGTGACACGGGCAACGAGCACGGATAagtggaggaggaaggtgaggccCGCGAGGACCGCGAGGAAAAGGAGGAGCAAGAGCATGTGGGTGGAGGCAGACGAGGATGGGGAGCTCGGTGACAACGATGCCACTTtgtgggggaggaggtgggCTCTCGGGTGTCGCATGTAGAGGGGGAGCAGAGCGCCCGCACGGTGTTCGCCAATGTAGATGTTGATGTTCCCAGCGCCCTCCAATACATGTCCGTTGTCGAGGTTTTCCATTCTGCTTCCACCTCCCGACGCTTGGCATCCTCGACATTCCATAAATTGCTCTCTCGGTTCCATCCCACCGTAGTTAGCCCCGTTTCCCAACCTCTACGGCGACACCAAGAGAGAAGCTCCTGGGTGGCCCGTCGGTAGCTGATGGGAGGAGCCCATGGCGTGGGTTGCATCCCTCCTATGCCTCACCCCCTCCCACGACTTCGCTCCTTCTTCTCCCCATCCCTCACCTACCACCCCCATTGCCATCTTCCCTGCACCGCCACCAGTTAGTCGTCGCCATCACCACCTAGGGTAACAGCGATGGCAAATCCACTGGACCCAACATAGCTCCTTCGGGATGATCCTTAGCCATAACCGCCTCGCTTGTGGGTCTCCTCCTTCGGAGCGCTAGTGAGCCCTCCCCTCTACCATCGGCGCTGGGTCTTGAATCTTTACACCAGGCTCAAGCCACTGGCCTCAAATGAGATAAGAGGAGAGAAGGGAAGATAAAGAGGAAGAATTCACATTTCACTGACAAGTAGGCCCCATCTATTGACTCAGCAAGTCTAGAGATGGCAACGGGGAATTCCCCGTCGGAGGTTACTCCACCATACCCGCCTCCGCGGTGGGGAATTTTCCCCATCACCATCACCGTGAAATGCAACGGGGCAACATCTTTCCCCATCACCGCCTCCGTGCGGGTAATTTATCCCCGTGGAGCCTCCATCCCCGCTATCAACTTACTCAACAGTCAACATGTATGCATTTCTCATATCAAACAATAAAAGATTAACACTCAAAATAGCATCGTCGTCGGAGCTTAGCGGTGGTGAAGGCGAAGCCATGGCGGACTCGAGCGGCTGGTCGTCGTGTGGACTCGTCGTTTTCCCCTTTGTTGCCACCGAAGCCTTCACCTGCATCCACCATCAGCAAAACAAATAAGCCTACATGACGGATCAGATATTGACggagggtggaggaggaggccgacgtCCGGTGGCCGGTGCCGAGTCCACGGCGTCCTCGGACCTGGGAGGCTGGGAGTGAAGGGAacgggacggcgcggcgtggcgctgGGACCTGGCGCGGCGGCCCGGCGCTGGAGCGGACGGCGacacggcgggcgcggcggccctGAGCGCACGGACGCCTGcacgcgcgggcgcgggcgcgagatCGGGAGCCGGCGCCGCTCAGTCGCTGTGGCCGACGGACGGCGGCGTGGACTGGGGAATGGGGACGGAGGGGATAAGGATTGGAATGGTTAGGGTTACACAATTGCTTTATATACTCTATGCTTTGGGCCTGGTTTTTATGGGCCATATGGGCCAAATACACAGGATATTACTACACACATACTTTTATATCGGGCCTCCACGGAGGGCGGGGACGGGGGACGGGGAACCAAACCCGCCCCCGCCAGACCCGACGGAGAATActttctctccatttgattCCCCATGGAGACACAATTAATACCATCACCATCACCTAATGGGAGAATTCTCCACGGGGGACCGGGGACCGGGtacccattgccatctctaatCACAGTCAATTGCCACATCAGCAGAAACCTCTTTCGAAACCATCAAAGAGTCGATTTGCACCAGTTCTCAAAATTGAGGGATGCGTTATACCcagttttacggttgagggatgCGATTCGATTAGAGGTGAGAGCTGAGAGACGTCAACTAGACTTATTCCTTCCACGAAAAAAATGCTAAGGCCCAACGCCCAATTAAACAGGCACGCATCTTCGGCTGGCCATGGGCGAAATTGTCTGTTGGGGCCCATTTCAACTGGCCCAAAGACTTGACAAACTGATATTCCACACGTGTGGATTGGTAGCATACAGATGCAGGAGAGGAGGCTGTGTATATGGCTGTGGATCAGATGCGGGCAGGCATGTGGCTGAGCCCCGCGGATGAGATGTCGCCGCGCAAAAACAATCGAAACggagagacgagacgagacgagagagGTGGGCAGGCAGGCAAGGCAGGTCGCGCCGCGCCAACCAACGGAAGCCCCCAAAACACCAAAAACCAATCGGCCGCGTCGTACGCTCCGCCCCCATCCGTCCAACTGTCACCTCCTCTAATTCCCATCCTACCCCTACGCTACGCACGAACCACCACCCGAGTACCTCCCTCTCGTCTTTTTGCTGCTGTTTGGAGCCATCCTCTGGAGTCCGGAGTATAGTCAAGTCATACCAAATTGTTTGATGGCTTTAATTTGCTCTTGCTGCATTACATGATtgctatttttattatttatgaaTTTGATAAAGTACGTTCAACTGAAAATGAAAGTCAAAATCTTATAAATTAATATCCAATCGTGATATGCGCTTTTGTCAGTCTCTGCTTCAATTTTAGCGACCTTAATAAATTCCGTTGATTGCTGACGATCGATGACCTAATTAGGATTCATAACCTTTTGAAAAGCGTAATGATTTGTGCTATCTAGTATGCTTCTCCTCCAATTACATGACCTTTGATGAACCACGACGATCGTTGACAACCAGTTTGGATTCGGGGCGAGGGAAGGAGataggagggagagagggttcCCTAGGTTTAGAGGGAGGCTaggggtggtggcggtgggcTGACTGTGGGTGGCAACGACGGGAAGGAGGTAAAGCGGAGATGGCGCTACCACAACCGTGGGGACACAAAGGAGGGTAGTGAGCTATATGGTGACGTCGAAGAATTTCAGTCACATGGTGGATGGTGGTAGATCCAACAGTGAGAGAT of the Oryza sativa Japonica Group chromosome 2, ASM3414082v1 genome contains:
- the LOC4329416 gene encoding galacturonosyltransferase 8 gives rise to the protein MGGRGALPVVAGVVLVLLVVAARGASAAGGGGGGGAAAAAVNGDRLRAEQIRKQAKDAAASAAALAAASRRLHLDRARHLRLLSSLHRNLTATLRDLSAAASASASASASEAGYASAGDEVRRLDLQAKDLIRAARAAIADAKPLFDPQLKIQRLKDAIFAQNELLARAKKRGAFASLIAAKSIPKPLHCLAVRLTAERIARPENYADPVPPPHALEDPAMFHYAIFSDNVLAASVVVRSAVANSLDPSKHVFHVVTDRMNLGAMQVIIRLMDLKGAHYEVKAFEDYKFLNSSYVPVLRQLESANLQKFYFENKLENATKDASNMKFRNPKYLSMLNHLRFYLPEMYPKLHRILFLDDDVVVQRDLTGLWKIDMDGKVNGAVETCFGSFHRYWQYMNFSHPLIKEKFNPNACGWAYGMNFFDLDSWRREKSTEQYHYWQSQNENRTLWKLGTLPPGLITFYSTTKPLEKSWHVLGLGYNPSISMEEIRNAAVVHFNGNMKPWLDIGMNQFRHLWTKYVDYDDSFIRQCNFAPP